CCTTGGCGCCGGCCACCGCCAGCGCACCGGCCGGCTCGAGGATGCTGCGCGTGTCCTGGAACACGTCCTGGATCGCGGCGCAGATGGCGTCGGTGTCGACGATCACGATCTCGTCGACCACTTCCTTGGCGATCCGGAAAGTTTCTTCGCCGACCAGGCGGACCGCGGTACCGTCGGAAAACAAGCCGACGTCCGGTAGGGTGACGCGTTCACCCGCCTTGAGGCTTTTCGCCATCGCGTCGGAATCGACGGTTTGCACGCCGATCACGCGGATGTCGGGCCGCACCGCTTTCACGTAAGCGCCGACGCCCGAGATCAGGCCGCCGCCGCCGATCGCGACGAAGATCGCATGGATCGGACCGGCATGCTGGCGCAGGATTTCCATGGCGATCGTGCCCTGGCCGGCGATCACGTCCGGGTCGTCGAACGGATGCACGAAGGTCAGCTTTTGTTCGCGCTCGAGCGACAGCGCATGGTTGTAGGCATCGGTGTAGGAATCGCCGTGCAGGACGACCTCGACGTTGGCGCCGCCGCGCGCCTTGACCGCATTGATTTTCACCGGCGGCGTGGTGGTCGGCATCACGATCAGCGCGCGGCAGCCAAGCCGGCTGGCCGACAAGGCAACCCCTTGCGCATGGTTGCCGGCCGAGGCGCAGATCACACCGCGCTTGAGCTGCTCGGGCGGCAGGTGCGCCATTTTGTTGTAGGCACCGCGCAGCTTGAAGCTGAACACGCTTTGCATGTCTTCGCGCTTGAAATAAATGCGGTTGCCCATGCGCTGCGACAAAGTCGGCGCGTACTCGAGCGGTGTTTCTTGGGCTACGTCATAGACGCGCGCGGTCAGGATTTTCTTGAGATAGTCGGTCGTCATGTTGAGGTCTGGGCTGAGTAATTGCCGACGACATGCCGCGTCCGAATGGCGGACGGCGTGGCGAAACGGTCCTGCTTGGCGATAGCCGAGGCGTGCAAGGCGGTGGCGGTGCTGGGTGTGGCGTGGCCAACCGTGTCGTTGCGAAGGTTGCAGCTCATTATAATGGCCGATCCCTGCCATCCGCTATTTCCATTTTTTATCGATGATCGACTCCGCCGTCCTCTGGCTGCTGAAATTCCTTGCCGTGCCGACCGTCGGTCTCTCATCGGTGTTCCTGATCAGCTTCGTCTCCGCGACCTTGCTGCCGCTTGGCTCCGAGCCGGCCGTGTTTGCCGTCATCAAGGCCAATCCATCGATGTTCTGGCCGGTGGTGCTGGTGGCGACGCTCGGCAATACGCTGGGCGGCATCACCGATTACTGGATCGGCTATCGCGCCAAGGTGGCGTTTGCCAAGGAACGCTCGTCACGCTGGTTTCACTGGCTGTCCAAATATGGCGCCAAGACCATGCTGCTGTCCTGGCTGCCGGGCATCGGCGATCCCTTGTGCACCTTGGCCGGATGGCTGCACCTGCCGTTCTGGCCGAGCGTGATTTATATGGCGATCGGTAAATTCGGGCGTTATCTGTTCATGACGATGACGCTGCTTTATATTCCGAATGGATGGTGGCGCTGGGCCGGCGATACCTTGAATCGCTTGTTTTGAAAAGCGAATCGCCTGGATCATGAAAAAAGCCCCTGGACGGGGCTTTTGCATTGGGATGTGCGAATTATTTCGAACGCGCGAACTTGCGGCGCAGGCCCAGGCCTGCCAGGCCGAGGCCGATCAGGGCCAGCGAAGCCGGCTCCGGGACGTTATTCGTCACAGCGATGTTGGTGAAGACGAAGTTCTCGTCGTTGTAGTCGAAGTCGGTGCCGTGGGCGCGGTCCAGGTCTTCGAAACCGATCGCGATACCTTCCGGGATCACGTCGTCGCCGCCGTAGATCGACGAGTAGATGTGCTGGGTCAGGTCGGTATTCTGGGTCGGGTCGGTGGACCAGGTCGGAATCGTCGAGCCGTCGTAGGTCGCCGTGGTGATCAGCTGGAACGTCAGGACCGTGCCTGCCTGCACCACACCGAAATCGAGCATATCGCCATAGGCCGAAGTGTGATTACCCAGCCCGGAAATATTGGTCGGCTGCCCATTGAGGAGCAAGGTAATCATGTTGGTATTGGCCGCATCGGAGCCGGCGAAATACGCTTTTACGTTACCAGTCGTCGCCGCGGTAAAAACATAAACATCGGGATTCGGCGTGCCGGGATTCGCATACGAAGTCGGCATTGCATGGGCAGTCCCCATAAATGCAAACACAGAACCCAGAGCCAAGCTTGTAATGATTTTTTTCATGACATTCCCCTTAGTGAGTGGAGCTCAACAATTAGCAATTAATATGCCATTGAGTATTTGCGTATATTAAACAAGTAGTTATAGGGATATGCATACTGGATGTTACCCAAGTGTAAAGAATGCCGACAGGAAAAAACGGAAAAAATGAAATGGACGAAGACGCTGTAGTCGGCTCAGCCACTGTGGATAAGTTGCCACTGTTTTCACGCTGCCAATCTTTTGATGGAAAAAGTTCTATTCGGCAAAAATAAATTCGACGAAAATTGTCGTTCGCCGCGATTTGTCGCGGTGTCGAGCTTGGCAGGATGGGCTGCGAGCCAGCGTAGTGAACCGCAATACGCTAGAATGGATGTCCTACGCGTCAGTTCGTCAGCCGATCTCCCATGAACGCCCCTGCCAATATCCACGCCCTGCTCGAAGAAAACGCGCCTGCCCGGTTG
This genomic stretch from Massilia sp. 9096 harbors:
- a CDS encoding PEP-CTERM sorting domain-containing protein, which produces MKKIITSLALGSVFAFMGTAHAMPTSYANPGTPNPDVYVFTAATTGNVKAYFAGSDAANTNMITLLLNGQPTNISGLGNHTSAYGDMLDFGVVQAGTVLTFQLITTATYDGSTIPTWSTDPTQNTDLTQHIYSSIYGGDDVIPEGIAIGFEDLDRAHGTDFDYNDENFVFTNIAVTNNVPEPASLALIGLGLAGLGLRRKFARSK
- the ilvA gene encoding threonine ammonia-lyase, biosynthetic, with product MAGIGHYNELQPSQRHGWPRHTQHRHRLARLGYRQAGPFRHAVRHSDAACRRQLLSPDLNMTTDYLKKILTARVYDVAQETPLEYAPTLSQRMGNRIYFKREDMQSVFSFKLRGAYNKMAHLPPEQLKRGVICASAGNHAQGVALSASRLGCRALIVMPTTTPPVKINAVKARGGANVEVVLHGDSYTDAYNHALSLEREQKLTFVHPFDDPDVIAGQGTIAMEILRQHAGPIHAIFVAIGGGGLISGVGAYVKAVRPDIRVIGVQTVDSDAMAKSLKAGERVTLPDVGLFSDGTAVRLVGEETFRIAKEVVDEIVIVDTDAICAAIQDVFQDTRSILEPAGALAVAGAKAYIERAQMTRRPVHNEVLVAVACGANMNFDRLRFVADRAEVGEAREAVFAVTMPEQRGSFKRFCSLVGPRNVTEFSYRISDEREAHVFVGVQIGNRDESTLLARTFEEHGFRTLDLTQDELAKQHLRHLVGGKSALAHDELLYRCEFPERPGALMRFLDSLAPNWNISLFHYRNQGGDVGRILVGLQVPPHEIDEFRQFLDTLGYRHWDETANPVYKLFL
- a CDS encoding YqaA family protein encodes the protein MIDSAVLWLLKFLAVPTVGLSSVFLISFVSATLLPLGSEPAVFAVIKANPSMFWPVVLVATLGNTLGGITDYWIGYRAKVAFAKERSSRWFHWLSKYGAKTMLLSWLPGIGDPLCTLAGWLHLPFWPSVIYMAIGKFGRYLFMTMTLLYIPNGWWRWAGDTLNRLF